One Vicinamibacteria bacterium DNA window includes the following coding sequences:
- a CDS encoding DUF5916 domain-containing protein has translation MCKPAVRALVIAGVLLGYAAALKASARSMTVESLEEGREPMIDGLVVEDVWLEVEPYTGFTQQNPIEGAPATEKTDVRVLLGRTTLYIGIIAFDSEPDKILVTESRRDGDLNETDSLQIVLDTFNDNQNAFLFGTNPAGLEYDGQVAAEGQTGGFSMGAGGGGSQRGGVSGFNANWDGDWSVRSAITDRGWETEMAIPLKTLRYDPGENRVWGFNVTRNIRRKNEQVYLSPIPRGYNVHRVSLAAKLEGLDLPGRRDVKVTPYGAGRTDEDNLALTDQRKNQFDLGVDVKWGVTPNLTADFTVNTDFAQVESDEQQVNLTRFPLFFPEKRPFFLENAQTFQFGAPQEVDLFFSRRIGLSSSGLPIPILAGARMSGKVGGYNIGILDMQTDEDFNDRTGALLAPAENFAVVRVQREVGRSNFGGIFVNRQATSSPEGRYLEYNRAYGVDANLQVTENAKLYSFVAGSTTPGEGSDYTYRSLLNYATTWWNGHVGYTEVGEHFNAATGFVPRRGFRKPQVRYFLDYQPKKYPWIRRFSPHVTWNAYWGFDGLVQTSRGHYHFFEIQPQSGGRFGARLDRDQDRPTEDFVIYNGADGTRVVVPPGFYTWNQWSFEYYGNPSATLYPGAVYTFGDFYDGKLKRFDLTANLKLGAKLQGSVGWRRDDVDLPGGDFVSDLVPVKVNYSFTPLTSLSALIQYNSQTADISSNIRFALLSRSGTGLFIVYNDQRNTADFSRIDEDTGAIYPTVIGRSFIVKYTYLFDF, from the coding sequence ATGTGCAAACCTGCCGTACGCGCGCTCGTCATCGCTGGTGTCCTCCTCGGGTACGCTGCCGCTCTGAAAGCTTCCGCGCGTTCCATGACGGTGGAGAGTCTCGAAGAAGGTCGCGAGCCCATGATCGACGGTCTGGTGGTCGAGGACGTATGGCTCGAGGTCGAGCCGTACACGGGTTTCACTCAGCAAAACCCGATCGAGGGCGCTCCGGCAACCGAGAAGACCGACGTGCGGGTCCTCCTCGGACGCACCACGCTGTACATCGGAATCATCGCTTTCGACTCCGAGCCCGACAAGATACTGGTCACCGAGAGCCGCAGGGACGGAGACCTGAACGAGACCGACTCGCTTCAGATCGTTCTCGACACATTCAACGACAACCAGAACGCGTTTCTGTTCGGAACCAATCCCGCGGGCCTCGAGTACGATGGCCAAGTGGCGGCGGAGGGTCAAACGGGAGGGTTTTCGATGGGGGCGGGTGGAGGTGGCTCCCAGCGCGGCGGCGTCAGCGGGTTCAACGCCAACTGGGACGGCGACTGGTCGGTGCGCTCGGCCATTACCGATCGGGGCTGGGAGACCGAGATGGCCATCCCCCTGAAAACGCTCCGCTACGATCCGGGAGAGAACAGGGTCTGGGGATTCAACGTGACCCGCAACATTCGGAGGAAAAACGAGCAGGTCTACCTGAGTCCCATTCCCCGAGGCTACAACGTGCATCGCGTCTCTCTCGCCGCGAAGCTCGAAGGATTGGATTTGCCGGGGCGACGCGACGTGAAGGTCACCCCTTATGGTGCGGGCCGAACCGACGAAGACAACCTGGCGCTGACCGACCAGCGGAAGAACCAGTTCGATTTGGGCGTCGACGTGAAATGGGGGGTGACGCCGAACTTGACCGCCGACTTCACCGTCAATACCGATTTCGCTCAAGTGGAGTCGGACGAGCAGCAGGTGAACTTGACGCGATTCCCCTTGTTCTTTCCCGAGAAGCGTCCGTTCTTTCTGGAGAACGCGCAGACCTTCCAGTTCGGTGCTCCCCAGGAGGTCGACCTTTTCTTCTCGCGTCGGATCGGGCTTTCTTCATCGGGACTTCCCATCCCCATCCTCGCAGGCGCCCGGATGAGTGGGAAGGTGGGCGGCTACAACATCGGCATCCTGGATATGCAGACCGACGAAGACTTCAACGACCGGACGGGCGCCTTGCTGGCGCCGGCAGAGAACTTCGCGGTCGTTCGCGTGCAGCGCGAGGTGGGGCGCTCCAACTTCGGCGGGATCTTCGTCAACCGACAGGCGACCAGCAGTCCCGAAGGCCGTTATCTGGAGTACAACCGAGCTTATGGTGTGGATGCGAATCTTCAGGTCACCGAGAACGCCAAGTTGTACAGCTTCGTCGCCGGCTCGACCACCCCCGGGGAGGGCTCCGATTACACGTACCGCAGCCTTCTCAACTACGCAACAACGTGGTGGAACGGTCATGTCGGCTACACCGAAGTGGGTGAACACTTCAACGCCGCCACCGGTTTCGTGCCTCGCCGGGGTTTTCGGAAGCCGCAGGTTCGCTACTTCCTCGATTACCAGCCGAAGAAATATCCCTGGATTCGCAGATTTTCACCCCATGTCACCTGGAACGCGTACTGGGGCTTCGACGGTCTGGTCCAGACCTCGCGGGGACACTATCATTTCTTCGAGATCCAACCTCAGTCGGGAGGAAGGTTCGGGGCCCGCCTCGACCGCGATCAGGATCGCCCGACGGAAGACTTCGTCATCTACAACGGCGCCGACGGCACACGAGTCGTCGTTCCACCGGGCTTCTACACCTGGAACCAGTGGTCTTTCGAGTACTACGGCAACCCCAGCGCCACGCTCTATCCTGGAGCCGTATACACGTTCGGCGACTTCTACGATGGAAAGCTCAAACGGTTCGATCTCACCGCGAACCTGAAGCTCGGGGCCAAGCTCCAGGGCAGTGTGGGATGGCGGAGGGACGACGTCGACCTTCCCGGCGGAGACTTCGTTTCCGACCTCGTGCCCGTCAAAGTCAACTACTCCTTTACTCCACTTACCAGTCTTTCGGCACTGATCCAGTACAACAGTCAGACGGCGGATATTTCGTCCAACATCCGTTTCGCCCTTCTCAGCCGCAGTGGAACCGGCCTGTTCATCGTCTACAACGACCAGAGGAATACCGCCGACTTCAGCCGCATCGACGAAGATACCGGCGCCATCTACCCAACCGTCATCGGCAGGTCGTTCATCGTGAAGTACACCTACCTCTTCGACTTCTAG